A section of the Cryobacterium soli genome encodes:
- a CDS encoding helix-turn-helix domain-containing protein translates to MSSSGSILDARARAGLSQSQLARRAGVPQPNLSAYETGRVQPRPETLARILAATAERPSVVLGRKRDRVLELARHRKAVTVRVFGSIARGTDAVGSDVDLLVTFAPDASLLDAAGLVLDLENLLGVHVDVMSDRAEGAIRDRAVAEAVPL, encoded by the coding sequence ATGAGTTCGTCAGGCAGCATTCTCGACGCGCGGGCGCGAGCCGGTCTCTCGCAGAGTCAGCTGGCTCGGCGTGCCGGTGTTCCGCAGCCCAATCTCTCCGCCTACGAGACGGGTCGGGTGCAGCCACGGCCCGAGACCCTCGCCCGCATTCTCGCCGCGACCGCAGAGCGACCGTCGGTCGTGCTGGGGCGCAAGCGGGATCGTGTGCTTGAGCTGGCCCGCCACCGCAAGGCGGTCACGGTGCGAGTCTTCGGCAGCATCGCCCGCGGAACGGATGCGGTCGGCAGCGACGTCGACCTACTTGTCACCTTTGCCCCCGATGCCTCCCTCCTCGATGCGGCGGGGCTTGTGCTCGACCTCGAGAACCTTCTGGGAGTGCACGTCGACGTCATGAGCGACCGGGCAGAGGGCGCCATCCGGGACCGGGCCGTGGCCGAGGCCGTGCCGTTGTGA
- a CDS encoding DUF1294 domain-containing protein has protein sequence MPSRTQRDHSARAHPSGRMPTPGRRPVPRRRAGVTPYLPILLFVIGYLVVNALWPIPLWVAGLYLVTSVVCFVVYAADKSAARADRRRVPERTLLGLGIVGGWPGAIVAQQTLRHKTQKVSFRRAFWGSVVVNLMVFAVFATPAFALFVEWTKRSVL, from the coding sequence ATGCCTTCCCGGACCCAGCGCGACCACTCCGCTCGGGCGCACCCCTCTGGGCGGATGCCCACCCCGGGTCGCCGGCCGGTGCCACGCCGCAGAGCGGGCGTCACCCCCTACCTGCCGATCCTGCTCTTCGTGATCGGCTACCTCGTGGTCAACGCGCTCTGGCCGATCCCGCTCTGGGTGGCCGGGCTGTACCTCGTCACCAGCGTCGTCTGCTTCGTCGTGTATGCGGCCGACAAATCCGCCGCCCGGGCCGACCGGCGGCGGGTGCCGGAGCGGACGTTGCTCGGCTTGGGCATCGTGGGCGGCTGGCCGGGCGCCATCGTCGCCCAGCAGACCCTGCGCCACAAGACCCAGAAGGTCAGCTTCCGGCGGGCGTTCTGGGGCAGCGTGGTCGTGAACCTCATGGTGTTCGCGGTGTTCGCGACGCCGGCGTTCGCCCTGTTCGTGGAGTGGACCAAGCGCTCGGTGCTCTGA
- a CDS encoding winged helix-turn-helix transcriptional regulator, with amino-acid sequence MTALPAETDFTLDPDSDALCREPSSRALVRDVFSLTSDKWSMSVIRALNAGPVRFTHLMVDIPGISHRMLTRTLRALERDGLVSRTSYPESPPRVEYELTTLGTTLSEPVRAFIDWTQRHRSEIEASRARFDS; translated from the coding sequence ATGACAGCGCTGCCCGCTGAAACCGATTTCACGCTCGACCCTGATTCGGATGCCCTGTGCCGGGAACCGAGTTCCCGCGCCCTGGTGCGCGATGTCTTCTCCCTGACCAGCGACAAGTGGTCGATGAGCGTCATCCGCGCCCTCAACGCGGGGCCGGTGCGGTTCACCCATCTCATGGTCGACATTCCGGGCATCTCCCATCGGATGCTCACGCGTACGCTGCGCGCGCTGGAACGCGACGGTCTGGTCTCGCGGACGAGCTATCCCGAGTCTCCGCCGCGGGTGGAGTACGAGCTCACCACGCTGGGTACCACCCTGAGCGAACCCGTGCGGGCGTTCATCGACTGGACGCAGCGGCACCGGTCCGAGATCGAAGCGAGCCGCGCCCGGTTCGACAGCTGA
- a CDS encoding EAL domain-containing protein has product MRWLGTVPDALLAQLPTVPVGTAIAVHRASDGAVIGSNADAARLLHLSWDQLLGRLPGDQRWAPIDEWGVPMSPEREPALLTLASGRPTTDTLLGISLPGEGDGPEYLMWLNVSARLAIDAPGAALAVIAVFADVTETDRGRAATRLVFAGYRALSDSVTDFVLRTSPDGTVLWASASVIAATGWTPESLIGRPGAEFSDPAEPWQGLAATALLAAGKGSAGRCRFRSHEGSYRWFFHSSRPLLTHSGAVTGGVHGFTSIDSLVDAERTAEAERARLRASLDSLADPYVLVEALRDAQGGILDFIITEANPAACRFHRMSREQILGGSLLNPMPAAISRSLAELCTGVLDTGEPRTIDGFHYASPREGGADRWYDFRGAPLGDGVSMVWRDVTSRHLADRAVRDSEQRYRLLAENASDIVIMVDPHDQQIWASPSLEEALGWTPEQVVMRAASEFVHPDDLIELDAMGTPDGHDAPGRGVQRLPPFRVQHRNGQYRWISARTRDVLDDDGTLTGRVIAVRDVHEETLAAQALERSEQMFRSVLVSAANGVIICDFSGRIQLVNEAMCRMVQRDEAWLLGRFTHDLVHPDDEASLIQARSVTISDTPGQVLEVRLVRADGAIIWARRTASLIRSTDAPPTLLVVQLEDVTAEHLAREELLFLAFNDRLTGMRNREWILSQLEADLAAARLDPGTVGVLFIDLDNFKLVNDSLGHEAGDEVLAEIARRLQTAMRPTDRVARFGGDEFVVVVPSVNDTAEIERMAQRIAAAVGTELRVHGHRIIPTVSIGIALSTAESSSASLLRDTDSALFHAKREGRARWRLFDATMHSQAMTRLTVEDEIRTGLLHGEFVVHYQPIVALADRSVVGYEALVRWQHPQRDLLSPAAFMPTAEDSGLIVGIGASVLEQVCGMLARHPEAPPVSINVSAVELVCDDWAERFLATLTRHTVEPSRLIVEITETAVLSLGAHTVDSLIALRDLGAGLHVDDFGTGFSSIALLRDLPVTGLKLDASFVSGLDGSEDSADTLATGLAGLVTHLGLTGVAEGVETEIQAAALTRQGWQHGQGYLFGRPAPWPG; this is encoded by the coding sequence ATGCGATGGCTCGGCACGGTCCCTGACGCGCTGCTCGCCCAGCTGCCTACGGTGCCGGTCGGCACCGCGATCGCGGTGCACCGCGCGTCCGACGGCGCAGTCATCGGGTCCAACGCGGATGCGGCCCGGCTGCTGCACCTGAGTTGGGACCAGTTGCTCGGGCGTCTGCCCGGCGACCAGCGGTGGGCGCCGATCGACGAATGGGGTGTGCCCATGTCGCCCGAGCGAGAACCGGCGCTACTGACCCTGGCCTCCGGGCGGCCGACGACCGACACCTTGCTGGGCATCTCGCTGCCCGGCGAGGGGGACGGGCCCGAATATCTCATGTGGCTCAACGTGTCGGCGCGCCTTGCCATCGACGCCCCCGGCGCCGCCCTCGCAGTGATCGCCGTGTTCGCTGATGTCACCGAAACCGACCGGGGGCGTGCAGCAACCCGGCTCGTCTTCGCCGGCTACCGTGCCCTGTCCGACAGCGTCACCGACTTCGTGCTTCGCACTTCCCCCGACGGAACCGTGCTGTGGGCCTCAGCTTCGGTGATTGCGGCGACCGGCTGGACACCCGAGTCCCTGATCGGGCGGCCAGGGGCCGAGTTCTCCGATCCGGCCGAACCCTGGCAGGGCCTGGCCGCCACCGCCCTCCTGGCGGCAGGGAAGGGCTCCGCGGGCCGCTGCCGGTTCCGTTCACACGAGGGCTCCTACCGGTGGTTCTTCCATTCCTCCCGGCCGCTGCTGACGCACTCCGGTGCCGTGACCGGGGGCGTGCACGGCTTCACCAGCATCGACTCGCTCGTCGACGCTGAGCGCACCGCCGAGGCCGAACGCGCCCGGCTGCGCGCGTCGCTGGACAGCCTGGCCGATCCGTACGTTCTCGTCGAGGCCCTGCGGGACGCGCAGGGCGGCATCCTGGACTTCATCATCACGGAAGCCAATCCGGCTGCCTGCCGGTTCCACCGGATGTCACGGGAGCAGATTCTGGGCGGGTCACTGCTCAATCCCATGCCGGCGGCGATCTCGCGTTCCCTCGCCGAGCTGTGCACCGGGGTGCTGGACACAGGCGAGCCGCGCACCATCGACGGGTTCCACTACGCGTCGCCGCGGGAGGGCGGGGCCGACCGCTGGTACGACTTCCGTGGGGCCCCGCTGGGCGACGGAGTCTCAATGGTCTGGCGGGACGTGACCAGCCGGCACCTCGCCGATCGGGCGGTGCGCGATTCCGAGCAGCGCTATCGGCTGCTAGCCGAGAACGCGTCCGACATCGTGATCATGGTCGACCCGCACGATCAGCAGATCTGGGCGTCGCCGTCGCTGGAGGAAGCACTGGGCTGGACTCCCGAGCAGGTGGTGATGCGAGCCGCGAGCGAGTTCGTGCATCCTGACGACCTGATCGAGTTGGACGCCATGGGCACTCCGGATGGTCACGACGCCCCCGGTCGGGGCGTGCAGAGGCTGCCCCCGTTTCGCGTTCAGCACCGCAATGGGCAGTACCGCTGGATCTCGGCCCGCACCCGCGACGTCCTGGACGACGACGGCACCCTCACCGGCCGGGTCATTGCGGTGCGCGATGTCCATGAGGAGACCCTCGCGGCGCAGGCCCTCGAACGGTCCGAACAGATGTTCCGCAGCGTGCTCGTGTCGGCGGCCAACGGTGTCATCATCTGCGACTTCAGTGGGCGCATCCAACTGGTCAACGAGGCGATGTGCCGGATGGTGCAGCGTGACGAGGCGTGGCTGCTGGGCCGGTTCACCCACGACCTGGTGCACCCCGACGACGAAGCATCCTTGATCCAGGCGCGCTCGGTGACGATCTCAGATACGCCAGGACAGGTCCTGGAAGTACGGCTGGTGCGGGCTGACGGCGCCATCATCTGGGCCAGGCGCACGGCCTCCCTGATCCGCAGCACGGATGCCCCGCCGACGCTCCTGGTGGTGCAACTGGAGGATGTCACGGCGGAGCATCTGGCGCGCGAGGAGCTGCTGTTCCTGGCGTTCAACGACCGGCTCACCGGCATGCGCAACCGGGAGTGGATTCTCTCCCAGCTGGAAGCCGACCTCGCGGCCGCCCGGCTCGACCCGGGCACGGTCGGAGTGCTCTTCATCGACCTCGACAACTTCAAGCTCGTCAACGATTCCCTCGGCCACGAGGCCGGCGACGAGGTGCTCGCCGAGATCGCCCGGCGCCTGCAAACCGCTATGCGCCCCACCGACAGGGTCGCCCGGTTCGGCGGCGACGAGTTCGTGGTCGTGGTTCCCTCGGTGAACGACACCGCCGAGATCGAGCGGATGGCCCAGCGCATCGCCGCCGCAGTCGGCACCGAACTGCGCGTGCACGGGCACCGCATCATCCCGACCGTGTCGATCGGCATCGCCCTGTCGACCGCGGAGTCCAGCTCCGCCAGTCTGCTGCGCGACACCGACTCCGCCCTGTTCCACGCCAAGCGCGAGGGCCGGGCCCGGTGGCGGTTGTTCGACGCCACCATGCACTCGCAGGCCATGACCCGGCTGACCGTGGAGGATGAGATCCGAACCGGACTTCTGCACGGCGAGTTCGTGGTGCACTACCAACCGATCGTGGCGCTGGCGGACCGCAGCGTCGTGGGGTACGAGGCCCTCGTGCGCTGGCAGCATCCACAACGCGACCTGCTCTCCCCCGCCGCGTTCATGCCGACCGCCGAGGACAGCGGCCTGATCGTGGGCATCGGCGCATCCGTTCTCGAACAGGTGTGTGGGATGCTGGCCCGCCACCCGGAAGCACCTCCCGTGAGCATCAACGTGTCGGCGGTGGAACTGGTCTGCGACGACTGGGCCGAGCGATTCCTGGCGACCCTCACCCGGCACACGGTGGAACCTTCCCGGCTCATCGTGGAGATCACCGAGACAGCCGTGCTCTCCCTGGGGGCGCACACCGTCGACAGTCTCATCGCCCTCCGCGACCTCGGCGCTGGGCTGCATGTGGACGACTTCGGCACCGGGTTCTCCTCGATTGCGCTCTTGCGCGACCTTCCGGTGACGGGCCTCAAACTCGACGCCAGCTTCGTCTCCGGTCTCGACGGCAGTGAGGACAGCGCCGACACCCTCGCCACCGGGCTGGCGGGCCTGGTCACCCATCTCGGGCTCACCGGTGTCGCAGAGGGCGTGGAAACCGAGATTCAGGCGGCTGCCCTTACTCGCCAGGGTTGGCAGCATGGGCAGGGATATCTCTTCGGCCGCCCAGCCCCCTGGCCCGGCTGA
- a CDS encoding peptide MFS transporter, which yields MAKIAEPGVEIAQDDHRFFGQPRALASIFGVEMWERFSFYGMQGILLLYLYYSAEEGGLGIPQATAAGIVGAYGGAVYLSTILGAWIADRLAGSERVLFYSAVVIMCGHIALALIPDVAGVVVGLILVAFGSGGLKANATSVVGTLYRKEDPRRDAGFSLFYLGINLGAFFGPLLTGLLQTTLGFHYGFGLAAVGMAIGLTQYSFGRKRLPAVAREVPDPLPRRRYLPYSAIAAGGILLIVVLVATGVITASNLVTIVIGVTIVASVTYFVVILSNRHISTVERHRVYAFIPLFIASAAFWSLYQQQFTVVTIYSDERLNRNLFGWEMPVPWVQSINPVFIIVLSGVFAALWTRWGAKQPSTPVKFAFGTGIMGVAFLLFLPFAGGAANSTPLLALIGILLVFTIAELLLSPVGLSVSTKLAPELFKTQMVALFFLSVALGTAVSGVLAEWYATAPEQLYFGVLGGIAIVLGVILALFTRPILRLMSGVR from the coding sequence ATGGCTAAGATCGCCGAGCCTGGGGTAGAGATCGCACAGGACGACCACCGATTCTTCGGTCAGCCGCGGGCGCTGGCCAGCATCTTCGGTGTCGAGATGTGGGAGCGCTTCTCCTTCTACGGGATGCAGGGCATCCTGCTGCTCTACCTGTACTACTCGGCCGAAGAGGGCGGCCTGGGTATCCCGCAGGCCACGGCGGCGGGCATCGTGGGCGCGTACGGGGGAGCGGTATACCTCTCCACGATTCTGGGCGCGTGGATCGCCGACCGGCTGGCCGGGTCCGAGCGGGTGCTCTTCTATAGCGCGGTGGTCATCATGTGCGGGCACATCGCCCTGGCACTGATCCCGGATGTCGCGGGCGTCGTGGTGGGCCTCATCCTGGTGGCGTTCGGCAGCGGCGGTCTCAAGGCCAATGCCACCTCCGTGGTGGGCACGCTGTACCGGAAGGAAGATCCGCGGCGCGACGCCGGGTTCTCGCTGTTCTACCTCGGCATCAACCTCGGCGCGTTCTTCGGCCCGCTGCTCACCGGGCTGCTGCAGACCACCCTCGGCTTCCACTACGGCTTCGGCCTGGCCGCCGTCGGCATGGCGATCGGCCTCACCCAGTACTCCTTCGGCCGCAAACGGCTGCCCGCCGTGGCCCGCGAGGTGCCCGACCCGCTGCCGCGCCGCCGGTACCTGCCCTACTCCGCCATCGCGGCCGGCGGCATCCTGCTCATCGTGGTGCTCGTGGCCACCGGGGTGATCACCGCGTCGAACCTGGTGACCATAGTGATCGGGGTGACGATCGTGGCCTCCGTCACGTACTTCGTCGTGATCCTAAGCAACCGCCACATCTCCACAGTGGAGCGGCACCGGGTGTACGCGTTCATCCCGCTGTTCATCGCGAGTGCGGCGTTCTGGTCGCTGTACCAGCAGCAGTTCACCGTGGTAACGATCTACTCGGACGAGCGGCTGAACCGCAACCTGTTCGGCTGGGAGATGCCGGTGCCGTGGGTGCAGTCGATCAACCCCGTCTTCATCATCGTGCTGTCGGGCGTGTTCGCCGCGCTCTGGACCCGTTGGGGTGCGAAGCAGCCGTCCACACCGGTGAAGTTCGCGTTCGGCACGGGCATCATGGGCGTGGCGTTCCTCCTGTTCCTCCCGTTCGCCGGGGGAGCGGCCAATTCCACCCCGTTGCTCGCGCTGATCGGCATCCTGCTGGTCTTCACGATCGCCGAGCTGCTGCTCTCACCCGTGGGGCTGTCCGTGTCGACCAAGCTCGCGCCCGAGCTGTTCAAGACGCAGATGGTGGCGTTGTTCTTCCTCTCCGTGGCCCTCGGCACCGCGGTCTCCGGGGTGCTGGCCGAGTGGTACGCCACCGCACCCGAGCAGCTGTACTTCGGGGTTCTGGGCGGCATCGCCATCGTGCTGGGCGTCATCCTGGCCCTGTTCACCCGGCCGATCCTGCGACTGATGAGCGGGGTTCGGTAG
- a CDS encoding HepT-like ribonuclease domain-containing protein produces MTHEFDRTDALLADIRDLIRHANLITARGRDAFFDRGDRTQQLAAKAIVIDLQTAVDRLPEGYRDLHPEVAWTELRAMRNYLAHDYANTDYQIVWNALVADFPRLLVQLGIA; encoded by the coding sequence ATGACTCACGAATTCGACCGTACGGATGCGCTGCTGGCGGACATTCGGGATCTTATCCGCCACGCCAACCTGATCACCGCTCGGGGCCGGGACGCGTTCTTCGACCGCGGCGACCGCACCCAACAGCTGGCCGCAAAGGCAATTGTGATCGATCTGCAGACCGCCGTCGACCGGTTGCCAGAGGGGTACCGGGACTTGCACCCCGAGGTGGCCTGGACCGAGTTGCGCGCCATGCGCAACTACCTTGCGCATGACTACGCGAACACGGATTACCAGATCGTGTGGAACGCCCTCGTCGCGGACTTTCCCAGGCTGCTGGTGCAACTGGGCATCGCGTAA
- a CDS encoding NADPH-dependent FMN reductase, with the protein MTKIAIILGSTRPGRNGEAVAKWVQGIAARRSDAKFELVDLADFPLPHFDEPGSPAMGVYSNDHTKAWSAKIAEFDGYVFVTPEYNHSTSGVLKNALDYLYTEWNNKAAAFVSYGGVGGARAVEHLRLVASELQLATVRGQVAISLATEFENYSVFKPSDYLLPQVDTMLDQVVAWSKALEPLRATDDQDQAAA; encoded by the coding sequence GTGACCAAGATCGCCATCATTCTCGGCAGCACTCGCCCCGGACGCAACGGTGAGGCCGTCGCCAAGTGGGTGCAGGGCATCGCTGCACGCCGCAGCGACGCCAAATTCGAGCTCGTCGACCTCGCCGATTTCCCGCTGCCGCACTTCGACGAACCGGGGTCGCCGGCGATGGGCGTCTACTCGAACGACCACACCAAGGCCTGGTCGGCCAAGATCGCCGAGTTCGACGGTTACGTCTTCGTCACTCCCGAGTACAACCACTCCACCTCCGGAGTGCTGAAGAACGCGCTCGACTACCTCTACACCGAGTGGAACAACAAGGCTGCCGCGTTCGTGAGCTACGGTGGCGTCGGCGGGGCCCGGGCCGTCGAGCACCTGCGGCTCGTCGCCTCCGAGCTGCAGCTGGCCACCGTGCGCGGCCAGGTCGCCATTTCCCTGGCCACGGAGTTCGAGAACTACTCGGTCTTCAAGCCGAGCGACTACCTGCTTCCCCAGGTCGACACCATGCTCGACCAGGTCGTCGCCTGGTCGAAGGCGCTCGAGCCGCTGCGCGCCACGGATGACCAGGATCAGGCTGCCGCGTAG
- a CDS encoding peptide MFS transporter, whose protein sequence is MTKIAVPDPGKIQDDHRFFGQPRALASIFGVEMWERFSFYGMQGILLLYLYYSAADGGLDIPQTTAAGIVGAYGGAVYLSTILGAWVADRLAGSERVLYASAVIIMIGHIALALIPGVAGVVVGLILIALGSGGLKANATSVVGSLYRKDDPRRDAGFSLFYLGINLGAFFGPILTGLLQSTIGFHFGFGLAAVGMAIGLVQYSFGRKGLPDSSREVPDPLPRSEYRRYLLIAAAAIVLIVVLVLTGVITASNLVTIVIGVTIVASVAYFIVILRNRQISTVERKRVYAFIPLFIASVAFWSLYQQQFTVVTIYSDVRLDRGLFGWEMPVSWVQSINPIFIIVLSGVFAMLWTKWGAKQPSTPVKFAFGTAIMGLAFLAFLPFAGGAANSTPLLAMVAILLVFTVAELLLSPVGLSVSTKLAPELFKTQMVALFFLSVALGSAISGLLAQWYAVAPEQLYFGVLGGIAIVLGLVLAVFAKPILRLMDGVR, encoded by the coding sequence ATGACAAAGATCGCGGTGCCTGATCCGGGCAAAATCCAGGACGACCACCGCTTCTTCGGACAACCTCGGGCGTTGGCCAGCATCTTCGGCGTGGAGATGTGGGAGCGCTTCTCCTTCTACGGGATGCAGGGCATCCTGCTGTTGTACTTGTACTACTCGGCAGCGGATGGCGGCCTGGACATCCCGCAGACCACCGCGGCGGGCATCGTCGGCGCGTACGGCGGCGCGGTGTACCTCTCCACCATCCTGGGCGCCTGGGTCGCCGACCGCCTGGCCGGCTCCGAGCGGGTGCTCTACGCCAGCGCGGTGATCATCATGATCGGGCACATCGCCCTCGCGCTGATCCCCGGCGTCGCCGGGGTTGTGGTCGGCCTGATCCTCATCGCGCTCGGCAGCGGTGGCCTCAAGGCCAACGCCACCTCCGTGGTCGGCTCGCTGTACCGCAAGGACGATCCCCGGCGCGACGCCGGCTTCTCGCTGTTCTACCTCGGTATCAACCTGGGCGCTTTCTTCGGCCCGATCCTCACCGGGCTGCTGCAGTCCACCATCGGCTTCCACTTCGGATTCGGCCTCGCCGCCGTCGGCATGGCCATCGGCCTCGTGCAGTACTCGTTCGGGCGCAAGGGGTTGCCCGACTCGTCCCGCGAGGTGCCCGACCCGCTGCCGCGCAGCGAGTACCGGCGTTACCTGCTGATCGCCGCCGCGGCCATCGTGCTCATCGTGGTGCTGGTACTCACCGGGGTCATCACCGCATCGAACCTGGTGACCATCGTCATCGGCGTGACGATCGTGGCATCCGTGGCCTACTTCATCGTGATTCTCCGCAACCGGCAGATCTCCACGGTGGAACGCAAGCGCGTCTACGCGTTCATCCCCCTGTTCATCGCCAGTGTGGCGTTCTGGTCGCTCTACCAGCAGCAGTTCACGGTTGTGACGATCTACTCCGACGTGCGCCTGGACCGGGGACTCTTCGGCTGGGAGATGCCGGTGTCCTGGGTGCAGTCGATCAACCCGATCTTCATCATCGTGCTGTCGGGCGTGTTCGCCATGCTCTGGACCAAGTGGGGCGCCAAGCAGCCCTCCACCCCGGTGAAGTTCGCGTTCGGCACCGCGATCATGGGCCTCGCCTTCCTGGCGTTCCTGCCGTTCGCCGGGGGAGCGGCGAACTCGACGCCGCTGCTGGCGATGGTGGCGATTCTGCTGGTCTTCACCGTGGCCGAGCTGCTGCTCTCGCCGGTGGGGCTGTCGGTGTCCACCAAGCTGGCGCCCGAGCTCTTCAAGACCCAGATGGTGGCGCTGTTCTTCCTCTCCGTGGCCCTCGGCAGCGCCATCTCCGGCCTCCTGGCCCAGTGGTATGCCGTCGCCCCAGAGCAGCTGTACTTCGGCGTGCTCGGCGGCATCGCCATCGTGCTCGGGCTGGTCCTGGCGGTCTTCGCCAAGCCGATCCTGCGGCTGATGGACGGGGTGCGGTAG
- the putP gene encoding sodium/proline symporter PutP: MTDQTFQLAAIVLYFAGMLAIGYFAFRQTKDLDDYMLAGRGLKPGTAALSAGASDMSGWLLLGLPGAIYVSGLVEAWIAIGLTIGAWLNWKFVAPRLRSYTHVSNNSITLPSFFENRLKDSSRLLRVVSGLIILVFFTFYVSSGMVAGGVFFENSFGSTFLVGMLIVAGVTLLYTLFGGFLGATLTDVAQGLLMLAALIVVPVVALTKTGGLGATIDSIREVNPDLLSLTAGGSVLGVISAAAWGLGYVGQPHILVRFMALRSPQDAKAGRRIGIGWMILTALGAVATALIGIAYFQQNPDVTLNNPETVFLLLSQILFHPFVAGLVLAAVLAAIMSTISSQLIVCSSALVEDLYKIVGKKDASPKQMVMLGRLGVLLVALVAGLIALNRDATILELVGFAWAGFGAAFGPVVLLSLYWKKLSTWGALAGMVTGAVVVFIWGNSPLSATMYEIVPGFAASLLVAVVVSLFTYKPSTEIETEFDAAAAQARQDYTEPEKAAV; this comes from the coding sequence ATGACTGATCAGACTTTTCAGCTTGCCGCGATTGTTTTGTACTTCGCCGGGATGCTCGCCATCGGCTACTTCGCCTTCCGGCAGACCAAGGATCTCGACGACTACATGCTCGCCGGCCGCGGCCTCAAACCCGGCACCGCGGCGCTGAGCGCCGGCGCCTCCGACATGTCCGGCTGGCTCCTGCTGGGGCTGCCCGGCGCCATCTACGTGTCCGGCCTCGTGGAGGCCTGGATCGCCATCGGCCTGACCATCGGCGCCTGGCTGAACTGGAAGTTCGTGGCCCCGCGCCTGCGCTCGTACACCCACGTGTCGAACAACTCCATCACCCTGCCCAGCTTCTTCGAGAACCGGCTCAAGGACTCGTCGCGGCTGCTGCGCGTGGTCTCCGGCCTGATCATCCTGGTGTTCTTCACGTTCTACGTCTCCTCCGGCATGGTCGCCGGTGGGGTGTTCTTCGAGAACTCCTTCGGCTCCACCTTCCTCGTCGGCATGCTCATCGTCGCCGGCGTCACCCTGCTCTACACACTCTTCGGCGGCTTCCTCGGCGCCACCCTCACCGATGTCGCCCAGGGCCTGCTCATGCTCGCCGCGCTCATCGTGGTGCCCGTGGTCGCCCTCACCAAGACCGGCGGCCTCGGCGCCACCATCGACTCGATCCGCGAGGTCAACCCCGACCTGCTCTCACTCACCGCCGGCGGCTCCGTACTCGGTGTCATCTCCGCCGCCGCGTGGGGCCTGGGCTACGTGGGCCAGCCGCACATCCTCGTGCGCTTCATGGCGCTGCGCAGCCCGCAGGACGCCAAGGCCGGCCGCCGCATCGGCATCGGCTGGATGATCCTCACCGCGCTCGGCGCCGTCGCCACCGCGCTGATCGGCATCGCGTACTTCCAGCAGAACCCCGACGTCACCCTGAACAACCCGGAGACCGTCTTCCTGCTGCTCTCGCAGATCCTCTTCCACCCGTTCGTTGCCGGACTGGTGCTCGCCGCGGTGCTCGCCGCGATCATGAGCACCATCTCGTCGCAGCTGATCGTCTGCTCTTCGGCGCTGGTGGAGGACCTCTACAAGATCGTGGGTAAGAAGGATGCGAGCCCCAAGCAGATGGTGATGCTCGGCCGCCTCGGCGTGCTGCTCGTGGCCCTCGTCGCCGGGCTGATCGCGCTCAACCGCGACGCGACCATCCTCGAGCTCGTCGGCTTCGCCTGGGCTGGCTTCGGCGCGGCCTTCGGCCCCGTCGTACTGCTCTCGCTGTACTGGAAGAAGCTCTCCACCTGGGGCGCACTGGCCGGCATGGTCACCGGTGCGGTCGTCGTGTTCATCTGGGGCAACTCGCCGCTCAGCGCCACAATGTACGAGATCGTGCCCGGCTTCGCCGCCAGCCTGCTCGTGGCCGTGGTGGTCTCGCTGTTCACCTACAAGCCGTCCACGGAGATCGAGACCGAGTTCGACGCCGCCGCGGCGCAGGCCCGGCAGGACTACACCGAGCCCGAGAAGGCCGCCGTCTAG